The following are encoded together in the Pedobacter sp. D749 genome:
- a CDS encoding helix-turn-helix domain-containing protein, with protein sequence MKTECVGDYVKLKGKTYPCTVSLTMDLIGGKWKAVILYHLKNGPKRYSELRKEMPSITEMTLSLQLKQLEKDGLVLRKVYGTKPPIKVIYSLTDFGKGFIPVLDAITNCGNDIVCEHGEFIKA encoded by the coding sequence ATGAAAACAGAATGTGTGGGCGATTATGTTAAACTAAAAGGAAAAACGTACCCTTGTACAGTAAGCCTTACGATGGATTTAATTGGTGGAAAATGGAAGGCGGTTATTTTGTATCATTTAAAAAACGGACCTAAACGATACAGCGAGCTCCGCAAGGAAATGCCCTCCATCACCGAAATGACATTAAGTCTTCAATTAAAACAATTGGAAAAAGATGGTTTGGTACTGCGGAAAGTGTATGGTACAAAGCCACCAATTAAGGTTATTTATAGTTTAACTGATTTTGGAAAAGGTTTTATTCCCGTTCTGGATGCCATTACAAACTGTGGCAATGACATTGTGTGTGAGCATGGCGAGTTTATCAAAGCCTGA